A genome region from Gloeocapsopsis sp. IPPAS B-1203 includes the following:
- a CDS encoding TPM domain-containing protein, which produces MQCSIWRRLLVSVFTIFLAGAAWLLPSPVALAYNNPELLPDQPTPIIDLARSLTSVQEERLAQELEQFEAETGWKLRVLTQYDRTPGAAVKDFWNLDEKSILVVADSRGGNILNFNVGDAVYQLLPRTFWVELQTRFGNLYFVREEGEDQSIIQSIESVEACLRQGGCRVVPGLPREQWILTLITSVLGGVICGFAAQPRRPGQVFAWQWALIFSPLWGILFIAFGIGPVVTRTSEWLPLVRNIAGFLIGALVAYLSPVLNRSSASET; this is translated from the coding sequence ATGCAGTGTTCTATTTGGCGACGATTACTGGTAAGCGTATTTACAATTTTTTTAGCTGGTGCAGCCTGGTTATTACCCTCTCCTGTAGCACTCGCGTATAACAATCCAGAGTTACTTCCCGATCAGCCAACGCCAATTATAGACTTAGCCCGATCGCTCACGAGCGTTCAAGAAGAGCGATTAGCGCAAGAACTTGAACAATTTGAAGCAGAAACTGGTTGGAAACTCCGCGTTCTCACACAGTATGATCGGACACCAGGCGCAGCAGTCAAAGATTTTTGGAATTTAGATGAAAAAAGTATTTTAGTTGTTGCCGATTCTCGTGGGGGAAATATTCTCAACTTTAATGTCGGTGATGCCGTTTACCAGCTATTACCTCGGACATTTTGGGTAGAGTTGCAAACCCGCTTTGGTAATTTGTATTTTGTTCGCGAAGAGGGAGAAGATCAATCAATTATTCAATCTATCGAGTCAGTTGAAGCTTGTTTACGACAAGGTGGCTGTCGCGTTGTTCCTGGATTACCACGCGAACAATGGATTTTGACACTCATTACCTCGGTTCTTGGTGGGGTAATATGTGGCTTTGCGGCTCAACCTCGGCGTCCTGGGCAAGTTTTTGCTTGGCAATGGGCTTTAATTTTCTCGCCGCTATGGGGAATCCTATTTATTGCGTTTGGGATTGGACCTGTTGTGACACGGACTTCCGAGTGGCTTCCTTTAGTGCGTAACATTGCAGGTTTCCTAATTGGTGCTTTGGTAGCTTATTTATCACCAGTACTCAATCGTTCTTCGGCGTCGGAAACATAA
- a CDS encoding SDR family oxidoreductase yields the protein MLQLNDVAALVAFLCSEEIRWIADQNIYVDGGLGILSTE from the coding sequence ATGCTGCAACTTAATGATGTGGCTGCTTTGGTAGCTTTTCTTTGTTCTGAAGAAATTAGATGGATCGCGGATCAAAACATTTATGTTGATGGGGGACTGGGAATTTTATCGACTGAGTGA
- a CDS encoding YtxH domain-containing protein: MSNNRSGVFVGGMLLGAAIGTLTGLLMAPRAGRETRTLLKKSADALPELAEDLSTSVQIQADRLSETALRNWDDTLERLREALAAGIEASQQERQTPMRSNKIEASSDQPPLLDRL, translated from the coding sequence ATGTCTAACAACCGTTCTGGGGTTTTTGTTGGCGGTATGTTGCTAGGGGCTGCCATTGGTACTCTAACAGGCTTGCTAATGGCACCGCGTGCTGGACGAGAAACACGTACTTTGCTGAAAAAATCTGCTGATGCTTTACCAGAATTAGCAGAAGATTTATCCACAAGTGTACAGATACAAGCAGATCGCCTATCAGAAACAGCATTGCGCAACTGGGATGACACACTAGAACGATTGCGGGAGGCTTTAGCTGCAGGCATTGAAGCAAGTCAGCAAGAGCGTCAAACACCTATGCGCTCGAATAAAATTGAAGCTTCCTCCGATCAACCACCGCTTTTAGACCGCCTATAA
- the dapB gene encoding 4-hydroxy-tetrahydrodipicolinate reductase, translating to MVNQGLIPVVVNGAAGKMGREVIKAVSQASDMTLLGAVDRNPEYNGKDAGEVAGLSEPLEIPITDQLEPTLVLATQERQLGVMVDFTHPSTVYDNIRAAIAYGIRPVVGTTGLSVAQIQDLAEFADKASTGCLLVPNFSIGMVLLQEAAVRASQYFDHVEIIELHHNQKADAPSGTAIQTAQMLAEMGKTYNPPTVEETEKLPGARGSVADEGIRIHSVRLPGLIAHQEVIFGAPGQIYTLRHDTSDRACYMPGVLLAIRKVLQLKSLVYGLEKLL from the coding sequence ATGGTAAACCAAGGTTTGATTCCAGTAGTTGTGAATGGTGCTGCTGGTAAAATGGGTCGTGAAGTCATTAAAGCAGTCTCTCAAGCAAGTGACATGACCTTACTGGGTGCAGTTGACCGCAACCCTGAATACAATGGCAAAGATGCGGGAGAAGTTGCAGGTTTAAGCGAACCGCTAGAAATCCCAATTACCGATCAATTAGAACCTACATTAGTCCTAGCAACTCAAGAAAGACAATTGGGTGTGATGGTAGATTTCACGCATCCGAGTACTGTTTATGACAACATTCGCGCAGCGATCGCCTATGGGATTCGCCCAGTTGTAGGAACGACAGGATTAAGCGTTGCCCAAATTCAAGACTTAGCCGAATTTGCAGATAAAGCGAGTACAGGTTGTTTACTGGTTCCCAATTTCTCAATTGGTATGGTACTACTCCAAGAAGCCGCCGTTAGAGCCTCGCAGTACTTTGACCATGTAGAAATCATCGAACTACATCACAATCAAAAAGCAGACGCCCCTAGTGGAACCGCAATTCAAACAGCTCAGATGCTTGCAGAAATGGGCAAAACATATAACCCTCCCACGGTAGAAGAAACTGAAAAGCTCCCTGGAGCAAGAGGCAGTGTTGCTGATGAAGGTATTAGAATTCATAGTGTCCGCCTTCCTGGACTCATTGCTCACCAAGAAGTGATTTTTGGCGCACCAGGACAAATCTATACTTTACGCCACGATACCAGCGATCGCGCTTGTTATATGCCTGGAGTCCTGCTTGCCATTCGTAAAGTCCTACAACTCAAATCCCTAGTCTATGGCTTAGAAAAGCTATTGTAA
- a CDS encoding phosphate ABC transporter permease, whose protein sequence is MLVPLTRQKFEQLIPRIATGDQYKYAWGKFPDFLKRLLISVVSVVAIWIVRLIIGEGFGIILFPVGAIAGLYWLWGPVLWASLRNVEYRKYPYSGFLRGRILDVYITEELIGTEETVNNKGELVIVENRERRLNIEVGDETDFFTEIQVPLRRNHQDVVPNQIAEMIVLSTRPDLSSIAKVTDIYIPSRNIWVSDYPYLQKNNFIEVSRRLRESREPRSRQAPRRRTRPSYPQDVEEW, encoded by the coding sequence ATGTTAGTTCCACTCACGCGCCAAAAATTTGAACAATTGATTCCCCGTATTGCGACTGGCGATCAGTACAAATATGCTTGGGGCAAGTTTCCTGATTTCTTAAAGCGACTGCTGATTTCGGTCGTCAGTGTCGTTGCGATTTGGATTGTGCGACTCATTATTGGTGAAGGATTTGGCATAATTCTCTTTCCGGTAGGCGCGATCGCCGGACTTTATTGGTTGTGGGGACCTGTTTTATGGGCAAGTTTGCGTAATGTAGAATACCGTAAATATCCTTACAGTGGTTTCTTACGCGGGCGAATATTAGATGTCTATATTACTGAGGAATTAATTGGTACTGAAGAAACTGTTAATAATAAAGGCGAATTGGTCATTGTCGAAAACCGCGAACGGCGGCTCAATATAGAAGTTGGTGATGAAACAGACTTTTTTACTGAAATTCAAGTACCGTTACGCCGCAACCACCAAGATGTTGTTCCCAACCAAATTGCTGAAATGATTGTGCTTTCTACTCGACCAGATTTAAGTAGCATTGCCAAAGTAACAGATATTTATATTCCAAGTCGTAATATCTGGGTAAGCGATTACCCTTACTTACAAAAAAACAACTTTATTGAAGTCAGTCGCCGTTTGCGTGAGAGTAGAGAACCGCGATCGCGTCAAGCCCCACGGAGAAGAACCCGTCCTTCCTATCCGCAAGATGTTGAGGAATGGTAA
- a CDS encoding rhomboid family intramembrane serine protease → MLKNQPLITNPKQNYNGVFTLIIINLVVFIADRVLGIPFIQNLYLNHASPAWYQFFTSMFCHANWAHISGNLFFLYIFGRIVEEEEGILGIVSSYIICGLGGSLMSFFFHGGAVYSLGASGAVFGLFAVSVLIKLRWHWRKILEVLILGQFVIERVIFELRQTGIQDGVDHIAHLGGALVGVALILFLMRLQPGEGASN, encoded by the coding sequence ATGCTCAAAAACCAGCCACTAATAACTAACCCTAAACAAAACTACAACGGTGTTTTTACGCTAATTATTATCAACTTGGTTGTGTTTATTGCTGATCGCGTTCTAGGTATTCCTTTTATCCAAAATCTCTATCTCAATCACGCCTCTCCAGCTTGGTATCAGTTTTTCACTTCAATGTTCTGTCATGCAAACTGGGCACATATCTCAGGCAATCTATTTTTTCTCTATATTTTTGGCAGGATTGTTGAGGAAGAAGAAGGCATTTTGGGAATCGTCAGTTCCTACATTATTTGTGGATTAGGCGGCAGTCTGATGAGTTTTTTCTTCCACGGTGGAGCCGTTTACTCGTTAGGTGCTTCAGGAGCAGTTTTTGGCTTATTTGCCGTAAGCGTTCTCATCAAACTCCGCTGGCATTGGCGCAAAATTCTAGAAGTTCTCATTCTCGGTCAATTTGTGATCGAGCGCGTCATATTTGAGTTACGCCAAACAGGTATTCAAGATGGCGTTGACCACATTGCCCATCTTGGTGGAGCTTTAGTCGGTGTAGCACTGATTTTATTCTTAATGCGATTACAACCAGGTGAAGGGGCTAGTAATTAG
- a CDS encoding nuclear transport factor 2 family protein, translating to MAEGSNNTLKVAYQAFEYFSHGLATGEWNQLIDMLSDDFTFWFPVGPYHGLNVGKERAIAFFQYVSETFSSGLFLTLDRVTSNQMTVVFEFRDEGLMWGEPYKNRVAVSFDVRSDRICGYREYFGSDGKSN from the coding sequence ATGGCAGAAGGGTCAAACAATACCCTAAAAGTTGCCTATCAAGCATTTGAGTATTTTAGTCACGGATTGGCAACAGGGGAGTGGAATCAGCTGATCGATATGCTTAGCGATGACTTCACCTTTTGGTTTCCAGTAGGACCTTATCATGGCTTAAATGTGGGAAAAGAACGGGCGATCGCCTTCTTTCAATACGTCTCTGAGACATTCAGTAGTGGATTGTTTCTCACCTTAGACCGAGTGACTAGCAATCAGATGACAGTGGTTTTTGAGTTCCGAGATGAGGGACTCATGTGGGGGGAACCTTATAAAAATCGAGTCGCGGTTTCCTTCGATGTGCGTAGCGATCGCATTTGTGGCTACCGAGAGTATTTTGGTAGTGATGGTAAATCTAACTAA